In the Clostridium gelidum genome, TGGAAGTATTTCTCTCATACCATTAATTATTTATTTAGATAAAAGAAAGAAGAATGGGAATAAGAGTAATAATGAAGTAAGTACTAAAAAAACAATTGTATCTGGAATATTGGCTGGAACAATTTTGTACACAGGTTCAACTCTTCAGCAAGTTGGCCTTACTTATACAACTGCTGGCAAAGCAAGTTTTATTACTTCACTTTATATGGTGATTGTACCGATCATTGGAATAATTTTAGGGCATAAAATTGGAAAAAAATCATGGATTGGAGTGGGATTTGCAGTTATTGGACTTTATCTCTTAAGTATAAATGAAAATTTTAGTATAGGTTATGGTGATATGCTTGAGCTAATATGCTCTATATTCTTTGCCTTACATATTTTAGCAATAGGCTATTTTTGTAATAAGGTAGATCCTTTGAAACTATCATGCATTCAATTTGCAACAAGTTCAGGTTTAAGCCTTATATCAGCCGTTATATTTGAAAATATTACTATTAGCGGTATATCAAATGCGTTAATTCCAATACTTTATGGTGGTTTTTTATCAACTGGTGTAGCATATACCTTACAAGTGGTAGCACAAAAGAATGCTAAACCATCTCATGCCGCTATTATCATGAGTATGGAATCAGTCTTCGGCGCTATAGGTGGTGCACTTCTACTTGGTGAAATTATGAGTACCAAGGCATATATAGGTTGTATTCTTATATTTGCAGGAATATTGATACCACAGATTAAACTTTATCCAAAGCTATCAATAAAGGCAAATAATAAAGATGGAACAACGATATGCTAAAATTTTGAATACCTTAAATTTAAGAAACAATATTTCTATTTTAGGAAAAAACAAATTAATGAAAAGTGGAACGATAAGTTTCATTGAAAGAAAGTATTTAAGGAATAACAATAATTCTTTTAATCCTTCATAATTCCCCCACATTTCATCTATATAATTAGTATATAGAAGAGAATTAGTCTAATGAAAAGGAGGAATTAATATGTTTTGTAGAGGTTTTGGACCAGCAAGTTCTATAGGATATGAAGGGATGTTTTTAGCTATGGGATTTAGAATGTTAATATTCATTGTATTAATAGTACTAGCAGTTAAATTATTTAAAAATTATACTTATAAATCTAATGGCGCAATGAAAATACTTGATGAAAAGTTTGCTAGCGGAGAAATTAGTAAAGAAGAATATTTAAGTAGAAAAACAATACTTTCACAAAAAAAATAAGAGTAATTTTAAATAATAATATTTAGTACCATTAAGATTAGAGTAAGATAATTTACATATTGTAAACCTTGCTCTAGTCTTTTTTATAAGTATAAACTATAATATAATCACTAAATCAACGTTGGAGGTGGTACATATGAATAATGAATTTAAAATATTAGTTGTGGATGATGAACAGAATATATTAGATGTAGTCAGAGCATATCTTGAAAAAGAAGGTTTTGAAGTAATTACAGCTATGGATGGTGAAGCAGCATTAGATATATATAATAAAGAAACTATTCATCTTATAGTTTTGGATTTAATGCTTCCTAAAGTAACTGGTGAAGAAGTATGTAGTAGAATTAGATCTAACTCCAGTGTACCTATTATTATGCTTACTGCTAAAGCAGATGAAGATGAAAAAATAGAAGGAATATCTATAGGAGCTGACGATTATCTAACTAAGCCATTTAGTGTTCGTGAACTTGTAGTAAGGGTTAGGGCTTTACTTAGAAGATCTTATAAAGATCGTATCCCAATGGCTGATATCTTAATATTTAATAATGGGGATTTAGAAGTTGATATAAAGAAGATGGTTGTTAAAAAGAAAGGTGAAGTTGTAAGTTTAACAACAAATGAATTTAAGATTTTAACAATTTTACTTACAAATCCAGAACAAGTATTTTCTAGAGAAAAATTAGTAGAAAAGGCATTTGGGATAGATTATGAAGGTTTTGATAGAACCGTGGACACTTATATAAAAAACATTCGTCAAAAAATAGAAAATAATCATAAAGAACCAATGTATATAACAACTGTATATGGAAGTGGTTATAAATTTAATCCAAATTCATCTGAGGTGAAAAAATGAAGATATCGTTAATGAAAAAATTAGCATTAGGCTTTATTATTGCAGTTTTAGGATCAATTATTTTAGCAAGTGTCATATCAAATTATACAGTTGGGAATAAATTTAAAGAGTATTTAGTTGACGAACACAAAACAAAAATAGATAATGCAGTAAAAATTATTGATGATTTATATAGCGGACAAAAAGAAGTTTCATTAATAAATAGTGATGAAATCCAAAGGTATGCACAGCTACAAGAATTATATATTGAAATTAAAGATATGGATAGTAATACTATATATTCCTCTGGTAAAGCTCATTTGCAGAATAGAAACATGATGGGAAATATGATGGGGTCTATGATGCATAATTTTTCTGGAATTAATATGGGGGAGTATACTGAAAATAAATATCCATTGATCACTGATAATAAAGAGAGCGGGACTATAATAATTGGTTATTTTGGAACTTCATATTTATCTTCTGCATCAATATCATTTATAAGTACTTTAAATCATTCCTTTATGGTATCAGCTGTAATAGCTTTAATATTTGGATTTATAATCAGTATAATTCTTTCAAAACAAATTTCTAAACCCTTAGCTAAAATAACTGAAACTGCAAATAAAATGAGATATGGTGATTTAAATGTAAGAGCAACGGTTAATACAAATACTAAAGAAATAGATGAACTTTCAAATTCAATAAATTATTTAGCAGAAACCTTAAACAGCCAAGAAATGCTTAGAAAAAGATTAACTTCAGATATGGCTCATGAATTAAGAACCCCTTTAACAACATTAAAAACACATGTAGAAGCATTTATAGATGGAATTTGGGAACCTACTACTGAGAGATTTGAAACATTTAATGAAGAGATTGAAAGACTAACAAAAATGGTAGACAATCTTCGTGATTTAGCAAAATTAGAGCAGTCAAATATTAGTCTGAATAAAAGCAAGATTAATATTTCAATTGAACTAGAAAAAATCATAGATACTTTTAAACCTCTTTATATTAAAGAAAATTATGAGTTAATAAGCACTATAACCCCCGAGATAACTGCAATAATGGATAAAGATAAATTTAAACAAATTATAAATAATCTACTTTCGAATTCTTATAAATATTTAAATCCTAATGGCAAGGTTGAAGTAATACTTAGGGAGAAAAATCAAAATATTATAATAAAAGTTAGTGATAATGGTATAGGAATACCTGAAAAGGATATGACTTACATATTTGAACGTTTTTATAGAAGTGATTTATCCCGTAATAAAAATACAGGTGGTTCTGGTATAGGACTTACTATCACAAAAGCTTTTGTTGAAGCTCATGGTGGAAAAATATATTTAGAAAGTAAAATTAATGATGGAACAACGGTTACTGTGGAGTTTCCAAATGTATTATCATTTTAAAGATAATTGTTTATATTGTAATACTGAATTATTTTTCTGCTATTAAGCCATAGAAATTCTCGCCAATATCTATAGTTGATATATTTGAAAATCCAACTTTATCTAATACTTTTATCAAATCCATTTTATCTAATCTGTGATCAATGGGAGGTCCGAATTCACTATTAATTTTATGCCATTCAACAATAGCAATTTTTCCTTTTGGAGAGATAATTCTTTTTATCTCGTTTAAAAAGTTTTCTTTTTTGTCAGCTTCATGTAATACAGTACTTATAAAAGCAAAAGTTACTTTATCATCTTCTAATTTCAAATCATTTTCTTCTGTTAAAATAATTTCTACATTTGAGATATTATTGCCCTTTATTTTTATTTTAACGTCTTGAAGCAGTTCTGGTAATATATCCATTGCAAATATTTTGCCATTATCACCTACAATTTTAGATGCTGGAATAGTAAAATATCCAATTCCGCAGCCTATATCAGCCATTACATCTCCTTCATGTAATCCAAGATTAATAAGAGTTTCATCTGGTGGTAACAGCTCTCTTCTTTTTTCATTATCAAGTTTATGTTTATTCTTTGCATCAAATTTATATGTCATTTTTTAAAAGTACACCTCCTGATATTTTGTTTTTAATTGTATCATAATTCATAAAAGATAACTAATAAGTGACTTTGTTACAGAACATTTACTTATACTTTGATAAATTAAAATTATAAATAAAATCATTTTATACGAAGGAGTGTTTGTAATGAAAAATGTTGGAAGTATAGATAAAATTATCAGATTTATTGTAGGTTTAGCATTATTAAGTCTTTTCTTTTTTATGAAAGGAAATTTAAAGTATTTAGGATTAATAGGTTTAGTTCCTATTTTAACAGCCACAATTAGCATTTGTCCTTTATATTCAATAGTTGGTATAAAAACATGCAAAACAAGAAAGTAATTGCTTTTATTGAGCCACCTAGAAAAATTCCATTGTTTTTGAGAATCGGAATATATATTTCTAAGAAGGTTACCAAAAAAGATTTGCTTGTTCCAAAGCTACTTGCCTGGTATCCAAAAGTTGCAATAAGTTCTGCTATTCTTGAAACTATGGTTGCACATGGGAAGGGTGATTTAAATAATCGTATTTTAAAGATTGTAAGAATTCAAGCTTCATTAAGTGTATCTTGTCCATTTTGTATTGATATGAATTCTTTTGAATATAAAGGTGATGGTATAACTGAGGAAGAATTGAATTATATTACAGGAAATCTTAACATTGATGATGCGCTTACATTTACTATTAAAGAAAAATTAGCAATTGAATATACAAAGTTAATATCTCAAACACCAATAAAAATACCAAAAGACTTTATGGGAAAAATGAAGATTAACTTTACTGAACGTGAAATAGTTATTATTGCAAGCACTGCAGCGCAAGTTAACTATTGGGCTCGACTTATACAAGCATTAGGTGTACCACCAGCAGGTTTTTCTAACAAATGTGATATATAGTAATTAATAAGGCTTCATTTTTGAAGCTTTATTTTTTTGAATGACTTTGTTAGATAATCTGGTAAATACAATTATGTTATAATATGTATAATAGAGTATATAAATTAATATAGAATAGTAATTATTGATGTATATTAAAATTATTAAATCTATATGCCTATAGAACAAAATTATAAATATAAAATTGAAATTTATGGAGATGTTAAAAGTGAAATTATCAATTATTTATTTTAGTAAAACTGGAAAGACACATACAATGGCAGAAGAAATTGCAAAGGGTATGAAAACTATAGAAAATATTGAAGTGGGAATATTTGATATTGAAAATATAGATTATGAGTACATAAAGGAAAGTAAAGCTGTTGTTTTTGGAACTCCGACTTATTATGCTAATACTTGTTGGCAAATTAAAAAATGGTTTGATGAATCATGGGGCTGTAATCTTTCCGGCAAAATAGGGGGAGTTTTTGCTACAGCAAATTTCGCGCAAGGTGGAGCAGATACTGCTATTTTAACAATTATTAATCATCTTATGGTAAAAGGAATGTTAGTTTATTCTGGCGGTTCCGCAATAGGTGAACCATATATTCATTTAGGACCAGTAGCTTTAAAAGAAAACTTTGAAGAAAGTAAGGAACTTTTCTATGTATTTGGAAAGAGAATTGCAGAAAAATGTATAGAGATATTTAGTTGATAGAGTATAGAAAAAATAAAGATTTACATAATATGCAGTTTCAGTTAAGTCACAATATTCTTTGTATATTTAACAGGTAGTTTCAATTCAAGATAAAATTGACTACTTGTTTTTAGCCTGTGCATAGTCATATATCAATAATTTAGTCTATAGAGCCTTTTTAATATACAAAGCATTTATTACGATATTATTCGATTTAACACAAAAAAGAATGAAACACTAGGTCTCATTCTTTAATATTATTATTCTAAAGTATTTATTCTACAGTATTATTAATATAACAATTACATGTACCTCTCATGCCTCCACCTAACATATGTCCAGTTCCACGTCCATCCCCATTTTTGCCAATTCTTTGACCCGGGATTCCTGTGCAAGTATCAAGATTATTTTTTAGAGTTTCTTTTAATGAAGCACCCTCTTCATTTGTTATAGTTCCATCTACAATTGCCGTATCAACAGCTTTATTTCTCTCATCAAGTAGAGCTACTTTAAATTGATCCTCTGTCATTCCTTTTTCTTCTGCTAAAGCATACATTGTTTTTCCAGAATTAAGTCCAGCTGTTATTTCCTCATCTGTCATGCTAAGTTTGTCCTTTAACACTGATTCTACATAATCATAACCTCTCATACCTGTAACCATAATCATTCCAACTCTTTGATGTGTACCAGTAGTTGGTTGTGTACTTGTTGCGGCATATGCAGTTACACCTAATCCCATAGTAAGAGTGAGAGTTAATGCGATTATTAATTTTTTTGCTTTCATTTTTTCTTCCTCCTTAAATTTTAAACTAATGCAAAAATTTGTTGCACTGTTTTTAGTTTTTATATGTTGTATATGTCCTTATCATAAATCATTTTAAATATAAGAAAGTGTCTTAATTGTGAAATAAAAGTACACAATTAGGACACAATTTTAATTATTATCAATGATATAATTTAGGTAAGATAATGATATAATTTGAGCAAGATAGGAGGGATAAAAATGGATAAAAATATTCTGATTGCTGATGATAATATGGAAATAATTAAAATATTGAAGCCTTATATAGAAAAAGAAGGTTTTAAAGTAATTTTTGCTCTTGATGGAGAAGAAGCCTTATTAAAGTTTAAACATTATAATCCGGAGTTGATTTTACTTGATATTATGATGCCTTTAATGGATGGAATTGAAGTTTGCAATATAATTAGGCAACAATCCAATACTCCAATTATAATGATAACTGCTAAAAGTGAGGATGCAGACAAGATACTCGGATTAAACTCTGGTGCTGATGATTATATTATAAAACCATTCAGCCCTGGAGAAGTAATTGCAAGAATAAAAGCCGTGCTTAGGCGCATTGCTCCAGTTGAAAATAATAAATTATCAATAATTAAATATGCACAACTTGAATTAGATATTAATAATTACTCAGTTAAACTATATGGAATACATATGAACCTTACGAAGAAAGAAATTGAAGTTTTATGGATGCTTGCAAGCTCTCCCAATACTATAATTAATAGAGATGCACTGTTAGATAACATATGGGGAATAGATTACTTTGGAGATTCTCGAACAGTAGATACTCATATAAAAAGAATAAGAGCAAAACTTGAGCTTGATGGTCAGTATAACTGGGATATTAAAACTATTTGGGGCATGGGATATAAATTTGAGGTGAAAGATGTTTAAGAAAAATATTACTTTTAAATTAACTATTGGCTTTTTAGCAATTGTTATAGTTTCAACTCTTTTTATAGGAATTATTGCCTTAAATATATTTAAAAATAATATTTATGAAGTTAAAAAAAATAATATGACAAAACATGCTGTAGCAATTTCGGAAACTATTAAACCTTACATAGGTAATAGTTCAAATAATATAGAGTTTGTGAAAATTATACACTTATTAAATGATATTGATAATGCAAAACTTTGGATACTTAATGCAGACAAAAGCATTATAACTGCATCAGATACTAATGATGATATTAGTTACATTAATAATGTAGAGATAAAGGATTTATATAATGATATTAATAGTAAAGTATTAAATGGAGCAGAAGCGTATGATGAGGGATATAATCCTTATTATAATGAGGAAATGATGGTAATAGCAGTACCTATAAAAGAAAATAATAACATAATAGGAGCGGTAATTCTTAATTCATCAATAACTGATTTATCAAATTCCATGAACAAATTCTTTCTAAGCTTAATTTTAGCTGTTTTAGGTGAAACAATGCTTGTAGGGTTATTAGGATATTATTTTTCTAAGAATATTACGAGACCAATAAAGAAAATAAACTCAGCTGCTTTGGAATTAACAAGAGGTCAATATGGAATAAAAACAAACATATATCAAAAAGATGAAATAGGAGAATTATCAAATTCATTTGATTTATTATCATTAAAGCTTAAGTATACTATTGGCGAGCTTTTTGAAGAAAAAAACAAATTAAGTAACATTATAACAAGTATGAGTGAGGGGATTTTAGCTTTGGATAGAAATTCTCAAATTATAAATATAAATGAAGCGGCTATAAATCTTCTTTCATATAAAATGGGAGAAGGAAATATAGAAGTAATTAAAATATTATCAGAATTAGATATAATTCAAGAATTTAAATATTTTATATTAAGCAATGATAAAAAGTCAATTATAAAGAAGCATGAAGGTAAAGTATTGGAATTCTCAGTGTCTCCTATAAAGAGCAATTCAAATGAGATTATAGGTTGGGTTATCCTTATTCAAGATATTAGTGAAAAAGAAAAACTTGAGCAAATGAGAAAAGATTTTATTTCAAATGTTTCCCATGAATTTAGGACTCCTTTAACAGTTATAAAAGGTAATTTAGAGTCAATTTTGGATGGGATGACAAAGCCAGAGTATATACCTGATACCTGTACTACACTTATAAAAGAAACCAATAGACTTGAAAGAATGGTTAAAGATTTACTTAATTTGAGTAAGTTAGAATCAGGAAAATTAGAGGTTGATATTAATAAACTAGATGTTAATATGCTTATTAATGATACAATAAGAAGCTTTAAGCCATTAATAAAGAATAAGGATATAGATTTGCAATTATCTTTGGAAAGTAATTTACCAACCTTATTAAGTGATTATTATAAATTGAAACAATTAATAATAATATTTTTAGATAATGCAATTAAGTTTTCTGAAAATAATGGCATTTTAAAGGTATCAACATATGAAGACAATAAAAACATTTATATAGCAATAAAAGATAATGGGATTGGTATACCTAAAGATGAAATTCAGTATTTAGGTGAAAAATTCTATAAGGCAGATAAAGCGAGAAATTCAAATGTAGAAGGAACTGGACTTGGGCTTTCAATAGCAAAAAGATTAGTAAAAGTTTTAAATGGATATTTCTATATAGAAAGTGAGCTAGAGAAAGGCACAACAATAGTTATAGGAATTTTGCGTAGCAAAATTGATGAATAATGAATAATGAATGATTGAGGTTGAAAAGCTTGCAGCTTTTCTAAAATAATATATATTTTTAAGGAATTCTTTTGGAATTCCATCCTAAATCATTCATTATTCATCATTAACTATTAATTAATAACTGAGTGGAGGTGAATTATGAGACAAGGTTACCATATGGGAATGGGGTTTTATGGTTCGTATATTTTAATGTTTATTTTAGTAATTTTTTCTATTGCAGTATTTTTAGAATTAAAAAGTAAGCCATCTCCAAATTTATTTGTAATAAAACTAATTGATATACTTAAAGTAAAGTATGCTTCAGGTATTATTACAGCGGATGAATATATAGAAAGAAAATCAATTATTGAAGATATAGGATATTCAAATCCATATACACCTATACTTATTGAAAGATATGCAAAGTGTGCCATAAGCACCAAAGAATTTTTTGATATTAAAAATGAAATTGAAAGTAATAATATTGATAGTGTTATAAGTGAGAGGCTTGCAAAGGGGGAATTATCCTATGATGAATTTAGATCTAAATGGGCAAGTAAAGCTTGATGAAAATTCTATGAGGTTGCAAAAATTAATTAGATTAAATAATAAAGTATGGTAATTAAAGTAACAACAATAATAATGCAAAATAAAGACTCTTCTTGCGCAGTTAGCATAAGAAGAGTCTTTATTTTTTTCAACATATACATATAAATTAATTATTATTCTAAAGTTAAAGTTGTTCCTGTTATATTCATAAATGTACTATTGCAATTTTCACTAATCAAGTTAACAGCCTTTTCACCAGTGCAATGAGATAAACCTAATAAATTCACATTTAAATTATTTATACATTCAATAGATTTATTTATTCTTTCATCATCAGCCTCTATAAGATGTGTTCCACCTATTATACCTACTATTTTTTCTTTAGTTCTTTCTTGAATAGTTTTTACAATATTTAAGAATCCAGGATGGGCACATCCAAGTAAAACTACTATTCCATCTTTAGTTTTAAGTCCTACTGCAATTTCATCATTAAAAGTATCAATATTATAGTCAGCACCAATTTTTATTTTCATATCTTTATTTAATTTTTCAAAATCATAGTATTTGTTAAAATTAGAAAATACAAAAACATCATCACTTACTTCTAAAATATCTGATTGTACAAAATTTATAAAAGCACTTTTGCTTTCAATATATTCTTTATCAAAATCAATGCCTACATATGTATAACCAATTTCCTTTGAAAAATCCGATTTAAGATTGCCATCAGAATAATGGTATCTATCAGCATTTTTAAAAAAATGTTCACTAACTATAATTTGAGGAGTTATATTGTAAGTTTCCAATAATCTTCTTACACCACCACAATGATCATAATGTGCATGACTTAAAATTAACACATCAATACTCTTGAGATCTATATTTAAAGCTTCAGTATTTTCAATAAAATCTCCTGTTTTTCCTGTATCAAAAAGAATATTACATTTTTCAGTTTGAATAAACATAGAAAGCCCATGTTCATATTTTAAATTTTTATTTTTATCTTGGGTATTTTCTATTAATGTAGTTATTTTCATTTTAACACCCCTTATTTACATTTTTGAAGCAAATTCCTTTAAGATTGTAGCAGTAGAATTAAGTTCTTGTATTGTAGCAGTAATTTCTTCAAGTCCTGATGACTGATTATCTAATAGTAGATTTGAATCATTAAATCTCAAATAAATTTCATTTATTGAATTTTGTATAGTATTTAATATGCTATTAATTTGATTTGCAGATTCTTTAGTTGATTTTGAAAGGTTTCTAATTTCAGTTGATACTACACTAAATCCCTTGCCATATTCTCCAGCTCTAGCTGATTCTATTGCAGCATTTAAGCCTAATAAATTTGTTTGTTTAGCAATACCTTCTATAAAACTTAATACTTCATCAGTTTTTTGGGAGTTATCTTTTGTTATTTCAATGAATTTTTGAATGCTTGAATTTGTTTCAAATATATTTTGAATTCCTGATGTCATATCAAATAAGTTAGTACTTATTTCTGTTAATGAATGTGATAATGTGTTTGATAAATTTGAAATTCTCTCTTTTTTACTTAAACTCAGACCTATTGCCATTGTTCCTGATATCTTACCATTTTCAAATACCGGAACAGCCATTGTCTTTAAGGGTACACCAAAAACATGTGCAGGTACTATAAGTGATACTGGTTTCTTCTGATTTAAACACACATCTGCTGCACAACCAGCAGGTATTGCATCTCCTGTTTTTGAAGCCATTCTTAAATTTTCACAGTCTTGTACAAAAAGAAATCTTTCAGTATTAGATATTGTGAAAACCAATTCATCTTCAAAATAATACTGAAAGTATGGGATTAGATTAAAAAATGATTGGATTAATTCATTATCTCTTATTTCATTTATCATAATGTCACTTCCTAATTTTTTTAGTTAAATTTCTCTATATTATAAGATATTATACCATAAAGAACCTTTATTTACTATTTTTAGATTGGTTTATTGAGCCTCAATTTTTATTATATATATTGTATTTTACAATCTACAATTCACAGTAAATTATCAAAAACTATCATCATTAATTGAGCATTGAAACTTTAACATTGATAATTACAACATATATAGTAGGTAAACTATAATAATAAAACAATTCAGATATATAAAAGTGTCCTAATTGTGAAATATTAAGACACAATTAGGACACTTTTTTAATTACTATGGATGATATACTTTAAATAAGTTAAGAGATGAGAAAATTAATAGAACTAGGATTGGACTTTCAACTATAGAGAGTAGGAGGGAAATATATGAAAAGTAACAAAATTTTAAAAAATCTACGTTATATTTTATTAGCAATATTTTTGATACACAGTACTGTGGAAGCTTATCTTCATCAGCTTTTAGGAGGTGGAAATGAACCATCTATACACGCGCTATGTCCTTATGGAGGTTTAGAAACACTTTATAGTCTGATTTTTGGAGGAACATTTATACAAAAAATATTTTCGGGTACGTTAGTTATTCTTATTATAACTTTAATCATAGCAATAATTTTTAGAAGAAGTTTTTGTGGTTTGATTTGTCCTTTTGGAGCTCTTCAAGAATTCTTTGGGATTATAGGTAAAAAGATATTTAGGAAAATATTTATTATGCCAGAAAAAATAGACAAGCCTTTAAGATATCTTAAATATATCGTTCTTTTACTTACACTATTTCTTGCATGGAAGACTGCTGGTTTGTGGGTAAATCCATATGATCCTTGGGCTGCATATGGGCATATATCTGCTGGACTAACATCGCTTGTTGAAGAATATTCAATTGCACTTATTATACTAATAGTTACTATAGTTGGATCTTTATTATATGATAGATTTTTTTGCAAATATCTTTGTCCTATGGGTGCATTCTATGGAATAGTTTCAAAGTTAAGTCCATCAAAAATCACAAGAAATGAAACTACTTGTATTAATTGTGGCTTATGTGACAAAAACTGTCCTGTTAATATTAAAGTTTCAGAGCTTAAAGAAATTAAATCTGCTGAATGTATTAATTGTCAAAGTTGCATACTTTCTTGTCCTAAAAATAATACATTAGAATTTAAGGTTAAAAATAAATCAATCAAACCAGTATTTATTTCACTATTTGTATTTGTAATATTCTTTAGCGGAATAGGTATTACAAAACTCATGGGAATATATGAGCTTACACCACCACCTATAACTTCTGAAACAAAAATGACACCAGAAGAAATAAAAGGTTATATGACAATAGAAGAAGTATCAGTAGGTTTAAAAATAGATATAAATGAAGTGTATAAAAAGCTTGAGATACCTACATCTATTCCCCAAAATACTAAACTAAAAGAGATTCCCA is a window encoding:
- a CDS encoding DMT family transporter, with translation MNNRIIKANMLLLLTAAIWGFAFVAQRVGSQYVGGFTFNGIRFALGSISLIPLIIYLDKRKKNGNKSNNEVSTKKTIVSGILAGTILYTGSTLQQVGLTYTTAGKASFITSLYMVIVPIIGIILGHKIGKKSWIGVGFAVIGLYLLSINENFSIGYGDMLELICSIFFALHILAIGYFCNKVDPLKLSCIQFATSSGLSLISAVIFENITISGISNALIPILYGGFLSTGVAYTLQVVAQKNAKPSHAAIIMSMESVFGAIGGALLLGEIMSTKAYIGCILIFAGILIPQIKLYPKLSIKANNKDGTTIC
- a CDS encoding SHOCT domain-containing protein, with protein sequence MFCRGFGPASSIGYEGMFLAMGFRMLIFIVLIVLAVKLFKNYTYKSNGAMKILDEKFASGEISKEEYLSRKTILSQKK
- a CDS encoding response regulator transcription factor encodes the protein MNNEFKILVVDDEQNILDVVRAYLEKEGFEVITAMDGEAALDIYNKETIHLIVLDLMLPKVTGEEVCSRIRSNSSVPIIMLTAKADEDEKIEGISIGADDYLTKPFSVRELVVRVRALLRRSYKDRIPMADILIFNNGDLEVDIKKMVVKKKGEVVSLTTNEFKILTILLTNPEQVFSREKLVEKAFGIDYEGFDRTVDTYIKNIRQKIENNHKEPMYITTVYGSGYKFNPNSSEVKK
- a CDS encoding sensor histidine kinase: MKISLMKKLALGFIIAVLGSIILASVISNYTVGNKFKEYLVDEHKTKIDNAVKIIDDLYSGQKEVSLINSDEIQRYAQLQELYIEIKDMDSNTIYSSGKAHLQNRNMMGNMMGSMMHNFSGINMGEYTENKYPLITDNKESGTIIIGYFGTSYLSSASISFISTLNHSFMVSAVIALIFGFIISIILSKQISKPLAKITETANKMRYGDLNVRATVNTNTKEIDELSNSINYLAETLNSQEMLRKRLTSDMAHELRTPLTTLKTHVEAFIDGIWEPTTERFETFNEEIERLTKMVDNLRDLAKLEQSNISLNKSKINISIELEKIIDTFKPLYIKENYELISTITPEITAIMDKDKFKQIINNLLSNSYKYLNPNGKVEVILREKNQNIIIKVSDNGIGIPEKDMTYIFERFYRSDLSRNKNTGGSGIGLTITKAFVEAHGGKIYLESKINDGTTVTVEFPNVLSF
- a CDS encoding class I SAM-dependent methyltransferase — translated: MTYKFDAKNKHKLDNEKRRELLPPDETLINLGLHEGDVMADIGCGIGYFTIPASKIVGDNGKIFAMDILPELLQDVKIKIKGNNISNVEIILTEENDLKLEDDKVTFAFISTVLHEADKKENFLNEIKRIISPKGKIAIVEWHKINSEFGPPIDHRLDKMDLIKVLDKVGFSNISTIDIGENFYGLIAEK
- a CDS encoding YgaP family membrane protein codes for the protein MKNVGSIDKIIRFIVGLALLSLFFFMKGNLKYLGLIGLVPILTATISICPLYSIVGIKTCKTRK
- a CDS encoding carboxymuconolactone decarboxylase family protein, which gives rise to MQNKKVIAFIEPPRKIPLFLRIGIYISKKVTKKDLLVPKLLAWYPKVAISSAILETMVAHGKGDLNNRILKIVRIQASLSVSCPFCIDMNSFEYKGDGITEEELNYITGNLNIDDALTFTIKEKLAIEYTKLISQTPIKIPKDFMGKMKINFTEREIVIIASTAAQVNYWARLIQALGVPPAGFSNKCDI
- a CDS encoding flavodoxin family protein, which encodes MKLSIIYFSKTGKTHTMAEEIAKGMKTIENIEVGIFDIENIDYEYIKESKAVVFGTPTYYANTCWQIKKWFDESWGCNLSGKIGGVFATANFAQGGADTAILTIINHLMVKGMLVYSGGSAIGEPYIHLGPVALKENFEESKELFYVFGKRIAEKCIEIFS
- a CDS encoding response regulator transcription factor, with translation MDKNILIADDNMEIIKILKPYIEKEGFKVIFALDGEEALLKFKHYNPELILLDIMMPLMDGIEVCNIIRQQSNTPIIMITAKSEDADKILGLNSGADDYIIKPFSPGEVIARIKAVLRRIAPVENNKLSIIKYAQLELDINNYSVKLYGIHMNLTKKEIEVLWMLASSPNTIINRDALLDNIWGIDYFGDSRTVDTHIKRIRAKLELDGQYNWDIKTIWGMGYKFEVKDV
- a CDS encoding ATP-binding protein produces the protein MFKKNITFKLTIGFLAIVIVSTLFIGIIALNIFKNNIYEVKKNNMTKHAVAISETIKPYIGNSSNNIEFVKIIHLLNDIDNAKLWILNADKSIITASDTNDDISYINNVEIKDLYNDINSKVLNGAEAYDEGYNPYYNEEMMVIAVPIKENNNIIGAVILNSSITDLSNSMNKFFLSLILAVLGETMLVGLLGYYFSKNITRPIKKINSAALELTRGQYGIKTNIYQKDEIGELSNSFDLLSLKLKYTIGELFEEKNKLSNIITSMSEGILALDRNSQIININEAAINLLSYKMGEGNIEVIKILSELDIIQEFKYFILSNDKKSIIKKHEGKVLEFSVSPIKSNSNEIIGWVILIQDISEKEKLEQMRKDFISNVSHEFRTPLTVIKGNLESILDGMTKPEYIPDTCTTLIKETNRLERMVKDLLNLSKLESGKLEVDINKLDVNMLINDTIRSFKPLIKNKDIDLQLSLESNLPTLLSDYYKLKQLIIIFLDNAIKFSENNGILKVSTYEDNKNIYIAIKDNGIGIPKDEIQYLGEKFYKADKARNSNVEGTGLGLSIAKRLVKVLNGYFYIESELEKGTTIVIGILRSKIDE